A region of Streptomyces sp. R44 DNA encodes the following proteins:
- a CDS encoding helix-turn-helix domain-containing protein, with the protein MDKRPDNASDIRDFLASRRARITPEQAGLPTSGRRRVPGLRREEVAVLAGVSTEWYTRLEKGHINGVSEDVLDAVARALHLDDDERTYLFDLARAAQPAGRAPRRRKAVDVPPRVQWLLDSMTLSAAFVTNGRLDIVATNALARAVLSPMFNSDTADDRGRPNCARYYFLDPGARHFVADWDQAVTLTTALLRAEAGRYPNDKALRELIGELSTLSTEFRTRWAAHDVRIHHGGVKTFNHPDAGPLELTYQPLDLPLSTREAHSLTIYTAEPGSPDEDRLKLLASLAAIPAGPQAQPSPATLADRRDRAANAGDSPQ; encoded by the coding sequence ATGGACAAGCGACCCGACAACGCCTCCGACATCCGGGACTTCCTGGCCAGCCGACGCGCCAGGATCACACCGGAGCAGGCCGGGCTGCCCACCAGCGGTCGGCGCCGTGTGCCCGGCCTGCGGCGGGAGGAAGTCGCTGTTCTCGCCGGCGTCAGCACCGAGTGGTACACCCGCTTGGAGAAGGGCCACATCAACGGCGTGTCCGAAGACGTCCTCGACGCGGTCGCCCGCGCACTCCACCTCGACGACGACGAACGCACCTACCTGTTCGACCTCGCCCGAGCCGCCCAGCCGGCCGGCCGCGCACCCCGGCGCCGCAAGGCCGTCGACGTCCCGCCCCGCGTCCAGTGGCTGCTTGACTCCATGACCCTGTCCGCGGCCTTTGTCACCAACGGACGACTCGACATCGTCGCCACCAACGCACTCGCCCGGGCAGTCTTGTCACCCATGTTCAACAGCGACACGGCCGACGACCGCGGCCGCCCCAACTGCGCCCGCTACTACTTCCTCGACCCGGGCGCGCGGCACTTCGTCGCCGACTGGGACCAAGCCGTCACCCTCACCACCGCCCTGCTGCGCGCCGAGGCCGGCCGCTACCCGAACGACAAGGCACTGCGGGAACTCATCGGAGAGCTGTCCACCCTGAGCACCGAGTTCCGCACCCGCTGGGCCGCCCACGACGTCCGCATCCACCACGGCGGCGTCAAGACCTTCAACCACCCCGACGCCGGGCCCCTGGAACTCACCTACCAGCCGCTGGACCTGCCCCTGTCCACCCGCGAGGCGCACTCCCTGACCATCTACACCGCCGAACCGGGCTCTCCCGACGAAGACCGGCTCAAGCTCCTCGCCAGCTTGGCAGCCATCCCCGCCGGCCCCCAGGCACAACCTTCCCCCGCCACCCTCGCAGACCGCCGGGACAGGGCTGCCAACGCCGGCGACTCACCTCAGTAA